A segment of the Odontesthes bonariensis isolate fOdoBon6 chromosome 8, fOdoBon6.hap1, whole genome shotgun sequence genome:
cactgagctgaaggccaggtgggtgtgtctcgatacctcgttcatggcgcaatactgccatgaacgagggtctccacctgaaccagcccaggcagaccagaaggtgtggtgccagaagacccccctcatggaccaccccatcaaagtgccatcatgatgaggcaacaactgattgcacgcctttagttgcagtcatcgatcgcctgcccatggcgagacgttttttttaagccattttcatatcaaaccatttatttttttatttcggtgacatggtattaacagcactcgtaattgcttcccatttcttcgctttagcaggtcccgtaattccactgctgacactgctaaaaatgacagattttcctttttggatctctgaaagcagaacttcaatcagagcccgtaaagttgttctttttgcgccttgatgccattctcatgactcaacactcaacacttcttggcacaggagcgaggaagcacagccttatatggtatcatttagggcgtggagtatgcaaatctactatcctcgtgcacgtgaacttagatatgcacgagtgggattcatcatttacgcaggtcgtttacacactttttccgaagttaagagcgcttgttgaatctgacgtggcgtgttcgtacgagaccttcttacgaaaaaagtaagagaaatttagaatgaaaatacgaaaatgttcttgcatgaggcccattgtgagGGTTGGTGCAGACGTGTATTCTCCACCATCCTCAGTTATGACCTGCGTCCACATTATTCCAGTATTAACAGTATGAAATTCTATCAGTTCGACATGTGATACCATGTGACTCTACTGCAGCTCAGTCTCTTCCATACTGGGCTCACAAAGGGAATATTGATGGTGAAGTCTGTGTTTGCATAGTAAATGCTAGGATCTGGGATCTGACTCATGAGACTTgtgcttttatgtatttttaacacTCGTTTGAGAGTGCAGATGACGAGCTATTGCTGTGTGAGTATTTCATTCTCATGCGTGGCCTTTTCACCCCTCTCCACTGTATGCTAGAGGGATCCAGGCATCCattttgtttaatgtttttgtgtgtttttccattCGTCTCGCCAAAATATCCCTCCAGCATTGAGCACCGTTCAGCACAGTTAATTAATGAACCTTTGTTGTTCCCTCATCTCCTTGCAAGCAGTTAGCTGGAGATTACAAGTTCCCTGCCTCCACATAATGACACCAGGGGAAGCCTGCCCATCTAAACATTGATTGTTTGGAGCACTGGAGGAGGGAGGGCAAGTCTGATGAATGGAGGGCTTAAAATGAGCAGCAGGGCAAAATGAGATGTTGTGATAAAGAAGATCTTTATCAAATACTCAATCGAGCAAATGAGCAAGACTAATTGTACGGAAAATATGAATCCCCTTACAGTGCACTGGTTTGAGATCAAATATGAATTACCTCAAGTCCCCCTCTGTTAAAAATCTAGTTTCTAACTTTGTTAACATGACCGTTATGAGCTAAACCAAACTATAGGTAATTAATGAAGCTTCAGTGCACCACCTACAGTCTCAGAAAGGCCAGGTCTGAGAGCCCATATGTTACATAAAGAATTTCGGAGGAACCAAGCCAGTTTGTATGAGGACGAGCATGTTCAGCAGTATCTGGGATTAAAAATTTCCAAGTGGCCTGATCTGAAGAGTGCAAACGACTATCACAATGGTGGATCGACTCTGACAGCAGAGGGACAAGAATCAGAAGTTTTCAATGTCAGATACAGTGAAACACACGCCTGCCTTCATCTCGAGTGAGGTCCGTTTCAGATTTTTCCCACGAGATATTGATGTTTTTAGCCAGTGTCAtctctctgtccctctcttGTTAGCAATGCATTAGAAAAATAAATTTACCAGTTGACCAACATGTCTGCTAATACATGCAATGACTCCTAGATAAATGGTTGAGAAGGTGTCAGTCGTACTTGCTTGAGAGGCCCCACTCTCACTGACTCACTGCTTCTCTTTGCTCTGGTCTAACAGATCTGGGCAGCTCTGCAAGAATCCACTGAAAACTAAACGAGTTCAAGCAGGTGCCACCATGAAAAGGTCATGAGTCTCGGTGACTGAAAGTTAGAATCgcttatcattattatcattatcatcattattcaaGTTTGGTCTTTACATTATGAGCATAGCAAAGTTAGTTTTGCACAGTTGAAAAAGACTTTGCAGAGCTGGCAGGCAGAGATGTGGCTACATTAGCATTTTCATAAAACCCCAATCATTGAGTAAGGCTTAAATTGGGACTTAAACGCTCATCACCAGAGGTGCTTTTCATCATGGAAGACTTCTGGGATTGACCAGCTTCCGGAACCAGACCTGCATGGCCATTCAAAGAACTGCCTGTGTCTTTCTAACTCTTTAGTCCTGTTGATTGCTGCTCGAAAGAAAAACATGCCCATCTGCACtgaagcagttttaaaatctgtttgtttAATTTTCGCTGTTGTCGGTCTCTTGACTTCATGTCTTGTCAATGCGGCAGCTGCTTCTCTCTCTACACCATTAACCACTTGTAATTTGTCTGCCAGCCACTATATCATAAATATATAGTTGTTTACAATACAGTGTAATGAACTACATTTATTCTAAACTGTTTTAACGAACTGTCCAAATTCTAAATGTGAAATGTATGCTGTGCATGCTGCTGTGCAAAATTATAATTATAGCAATCCAACAATGTAATGCAATGCATGTTACTGATGTGAAAATTGCAGCCGTGCACCTCGACTTGTCAGTGCTGATGCAAAATGACAGTAATTCATTAGATATGTGAAAATTCAATTTGCTACTCCTTCTAGAGGAAAGTAATGAATGTCTTTTGTACGGGGAGTTGTGATTGCATGAACAGCAAAATGATTTCAGACACAACCACCTACCATCTTGTCATCCCAGAAATTCTTATTCTTTCCCCGTTGATTTAGCTTTTTCTACCTCTTGTCATCACCTGACCTCCACAACCACCTGTGCACCAGTTTTTTCCCTTATTTGTTCAAAACTTCTGGTGCAAGTCTTGCTTTCATTATACAGATTGCAAGTTGGGTTGTGACATACATGGAGGCCTGAGAGCAGTGTTTCTGTAACCTGTAATGTGTTTGAATTTTAAGTACATAAGGTCTGTGCTACGCAGCacaataaatgacttaattccTCGGTTTTCAATGCAATTTATGCTTGAATCCCAAACTGCTCTGGGATTATTAATGTTCAGGATAAGAGATTAGCACTTAATAAAGCACCGCCTCGCAAGAAATCAGTTCTCTTGCAcgatgagggggaaaaaaagacaaatctttGAATAGATATAGattatatagatatagatatagaccTCTCTGTATTATCTGTCTTAAGAGTTCGAAATCGTCTACACCCTTTTTCCTTCAGTGATGGGTAACTAAATGAGGGATCTGGGTTTATAACTGGCATTGTGACAGCACTCGGCATCATCTGCATTTTTACAGGTTTTTAACCCAGCCATCAAAAGATTACTTTGAtgtgttgaacctgcttttTAGTACACAACCCTGGTGTTATTATGGCTTTTGGCGAGTGTTTTTGGGTCACTTGTGGATGTTCCTAGCTGAAGGTAGTCATTTTATTACAATCATTGTGAGAgggtttttttcatttgtggttATCATTCAGTGTTTACTCTACTGAAAGTTGGGGCTTCACTAACTTGTAGTACAGGGACACTGCATGTGTTTGACAATATTTGCTGTGGAGGCAACACTACATTTTGTTTGGTTAACAGAAATGTGACTGCAACGTATGAGTCTGTATGTTGCTCTATCACTGTATGTTAAATTGCAATGCACCTTTTTTAAAAACCATCTGAAAGCTACTGGGAACACATGCTTCTTCTTTCATAACTATTTTTGTGACACCTGACTTTGCAGAAAGTGCAAAGTGATATTTGTACAGCATTTGTTTTCATTCTGACTTTCTTAGTCAAAGAAAAATGTGCTAAGTAGCGTGATCATATTGCAGGATATGGTCAAATAAGTGGCATCCTGTAAATACTATGTTGCGTTGAAAGATGTCACTGCATGTTGCTGGTATTCTGCCCTtactttttaaatcattttgaagACATTAAAAGTAAGGTTATAATCATCTCTTGCCTCCCAATGCGCTCTCGAGCGCGGGAGGATCTAAGTCTAAGTAAGTATAATCATCTTGCTCCATGATATTTACCCATGCTTTGTTTTACAGCAACACATGGAGATAGATATGTTGATTTGCAATCAGTCTGCATTGCTAGAACCTGCTGCCTTTCACAAAGGAACTGATAAGCTCATAGACGTAGGAttcagaggctttttttttaaccaattcTCAATTCCCAACTGTGGTCACATGTTCATGTTTTGTGTGTAGCTATATTGCAGAAAATGTTTGTGATACTCTCGTGCAGGAGCCCCCATGTGTGTTTGGTCCTCTTGTTCTATTTGGTGAGAAGATTTAGCTCTGCTGCAGCTCTTGTGAATAGCTACAAGAGTTGCTAAATGAAGCAATTCAGTAATAAAGATCCTAACCCAACCCATTTGCTATTTGAGAGACTGCTCTGTGGCTTAAACCACTATGTGAGACAGAGACAATCTGTTACTTTATAAGGTGATTAGAGTGTATCTGAGTCTGTGTGGGCGACCCATTAGTCTGTGGCTGCAGTActctccattttcctctttCCTCTTTATATTATAGGTCTGGTGGCTCAAAGACAGGTCAAGAGACAGGGATTGCTCCAACTTTGAATTATGTATGGGCATCATTGTTCTAATATTCTTAAAAGGCATAACTGGTAAGGCTTTAAAGGGAGGTGGAGCACACATGCTTTGCATCCCATCCCATCCCCTTTGCTTTAATCTATGATCGCTGGCAACATTGTTTTGTGATTAGTACAATTTGTTATGAGATTACATAAAAAAACGAAAAGAATATCTAGTTATGCCTTTGATCTTCCCTGCAAGTTATTATTCTTGTTCCACCTTGTTGCAACTGAAGCCTGACCATCCAGTTCTACTGTAAGTCCCGTCTTACTGAGCTACTGTTAACATTCAGGCATAAAATAATTCaatgtctttattttcaagctTAAATAATGTAAAAGTCTTGTGGTCTATTTAACAGCAGAACTTCAGCCATACGAGTATTAACCAGCAATAACTTTTTAATTCgaaactgctgctgctgctagaaACGGACTATTGTGCTAAAGGAAACACTGACAGAGACTAGAAAGTGCCTTTTCATGTAAATTGCAGGTTATTAATTTGAAATGTATTGCAGTATTGGACAGGCTGTTGTTTccctgcagctcctccatcCTTTCAAAAATATAACCTTTGTTCTAATGAGCACTCTTTTTCTCTAGGCGTTGTGTTTACATCAGCAATGCCCCATTGAAGCTGCAGTGTTTATTAAGTATAGAATATGTCGGCGAGGGCATTCCTTCTCTGCTGCTGATAAGTATGATGTATGAATGAGGAGTTTTTTCTCCTGTAAGTCATGTACTCCCTGCTTGGGTTTTTTGCAGCAGTCGGTTTTTAAAGATGTCTAATTTGCCACAATATTGCTCAGATGATGGAGGGTTTAAAGACTATCACCAGtggcagattttctttttttcatgccaCATGAATGAAAGAGGTTGCCAACACCCTTGCTAGGTAAGAAACCATATCTGTCAACCAAGTTGCAGGGTGAGGCTAACATGTAAGAGCTGGGAAGAATGTAAGAATCCAAAATAAGCCTTCAGCAACACACAATTAGCTGTTTGCTAACATGATAAAGTGGATGGATATTATAATCTCTGTAGTTCCATTTGAATTCAGCATTATTTGATTGTTTCAGCTActtttcttctgctttttgTGTGCTCATGACCACAAACTCAGCTCTGCGCAGTGTCTCTTCTGTTCAGTGTTGCTCATCTCGACTTGCAACACAAGCAGAGATGTGACTCAATCACATAGCTTGCAATGAGTGAAACATCAGGAAAACCAATCGCAGTAATTTCCTTGTATCTCGTAATTTATGgggcaggaaaaaaaattacTCGAGTTGTGTCCAAAAGCATTATTTAGAAATGAGTTCACTATAGTGCCCTACAGACAACTCCCTGAGAAGCTGTTAGCAactggtgagtgtgtgtgtgccattCGGACACAGCACGAAACAGTGAATTATACCATCTGTTGGTTAGAGCTGCCATTTGAAGCCTCGACTTCAGCATTGGCTGCCACTATCTTCGTCATTTTAAGGTCAGAAGTCACCATATTTGGACAAGTGGGTGCAAAATATGTTTCTCTTTGTTATCCAGTCATTTTCAGAAGGACCTGAGCAGTGACATAATAATGACTTGTGGGGAAAATGTATTGACTTACTATTTCAAGAATaatgttttttaatgtctattTGAGACTTTGAAGCCAGCACCGAGTGGTCGTCAGTGGTGTTGAATTTTAAGGCTCTTTCACAATGTGTTGAACGTGTTGAAGCTTTATCCATCTCTTTATAGAATAAAATTTCCCCTGTGACCCACTTGGCAGCGTCTGGAAAAAGATACAAAGCAGACAcatgcacagagaggggctgaAACAAGTTGTCACATTACTGTATATGCGCTGAGAGCTTTCCAGCGAGTGGTCGCTCttgtcaaaatggaaaaaaacagagCTCGCTGTGTTCTGGAACCTGCTGATTCACAAATTAAGAGCAGGGGATGCATCGGAAATTCCATGCAGTGGAGTTTCACTGCAAATGGACTCTTTGCATCAGTTTTTAAAACCCTGCTTATGACAGTGCTTTGTTCATACATATTGAGCAGGTAAAAGCTTTGAGATAATCAGCTGAGGATCACACTGATGTCCCAAAATTTGTGTAAATTATCACTCCAACGATGTTACACGGGGCTGAAGACTTCTTTACATTCTGAGTGTTGACTGTGTTGTGAAAGCAATGCCAGAGCTGAGACTGGCTGTCAGCCAAGCTGGAAGCAGGTACACGTGGAGATCAGCCAGTGCATGTGGCTTTGGCTGGCCTCATAACAGCAATAAAGCTAAATATGTCTGGCCCGTGAGGCTGCAGGCAGCAGGGCTGATCATTACTGCAGAACTGGCGAGGCAGCAATGCTGCTGAATGGTAGAAGGAGTGCTGAACCCAAATTCGGATGAAGCACAATGTTTATATTTTCACGATATGCCTCATTaagatctgtgtgtgtgatctgGGTGTTTCATGTGTACTTTCTCAGGGTTAGCTGCCAAACGCTGGACAGCTACAAAAATATGTGAAACTCTGGAAATGAGAGTAAATAGTCTGCAGAACTGAAGAGGAAGTTTAACCGTATGTCATTATGCTGTGAATCCCCTTTCAGTGCAAATCAAATTTACTTCTCAGCTCCTGCTGAAGCAGTGTGAACAGCATTGCTCAGACGGTCTCAGACAACAGAGGGGCTGATTATATGGACACATTTTAAGAACCTGGGCAGCAATAGTAGGCATAATGTGTTAAATTGAAGGAAAAGATACAAGATCAATTTATTTTGCATCGAGGCATGGCCCAGAAGGTTCTCTTTTTTGTCTCTGTCAGCTCATGCCTGAACTGTTTTTGCAGTGTGCAGGGTTGCATTGTCCTGCTGGGTAAGGCTGCTACTGCCTTGGATAAAatgtgttatgtgtgtgttgTCATGTGGAACTCTTTCGTATATGTAACATGTTAGGTTTTCCTTTCTTTGTGCCTACTAAATTGGGTAGAACTTCCAACAATTAAATAGCAGGTGAATCAAATCTGGCGCAACAACAGTGGGCAGAAATAAGGAAGAATGTACCCTGTTACATATGGATTTCACATGAAGCAACAGCAGCTACATAATTTCAGCCACATTGTGGCACATTGGTAGCCAGGCTAGCACATTGGTGTACTGGGTACCTGATCCTCTACAAATACACGTGCCCCTCGTGtgagcaaacaaacaaatctcACCTCTGGATGCACTGCTGGCACTCAAAAAGGGTAATCTGGTCGAAGACCAATTACCCTTTTCACAGCTGGAGCCACATTCTCTCCCACCTGAATAATAATTGAGCTATAATGAATCCATGTTTACTCAACCTCTGGCCCACCCACATGTGCCACACTGGATATTGCGGTGCCCAATTTCTTAAATACAAAGGAGCTCATCTAATCCAATTTCCTGTTCTCATGTGTTGCAGCTCTGTATCCATCTGCGTATAGGATAAAGCGCGGGACATATTCACTCATCAATCCCACATTCCAGCACTCAAAGGAGGACGCCAATCTGCTTTTTGAGGTCAGTTTAGTTCTTTAGAGGTCTGGAATTAAATCACTAAACACTGCTTTCTTGCCAGAAACCAGCATGTTGAGAATGAGTGACCTCTCCAGATCACACATTTGTGAACACTGtgtactgctgctgctgctgccctgcTAATCATTAGCAGAAATGTGAAATATGTGTTTTTCCAAAGGCTTCCTGACTTTTGTGAAAGGAATGTTTATTAATATCTTATGTCTTTAGCtcatttcacatttatttaaatatttttcctTTGGTAGGTTGGTTTAGTTTTGATAGGGTCTAATATCAATTGGAAACCAGTCCGTTGGAAGCAGTTCCTCAGTATTTTGTCAATGGGCCCTTATTTTTTAGATTCTGCTGGCTGGAATGAAGATTCAAGGCGAGCAGCACACCCTGCTGATCCCAGATGAGGAGCTGGCTTCCCTGAGAAGCGTTGAGAAGCTGGAAGTCATCTGTGAGGACATCCTGCCCAAGAAACTCTCCGACATTCGCCGACTAATAGCCGATCTCGCCCAGCACCAGCGGCCTCTGAACTGGCAGGACTTTGAGAGAACAGTGCTGACTTTAGTTTACACCTCTCAAACACTGGCCAATGTTACTAACAAGCACCAGAGAAAGGTGTGGACAGACACCCTGGTGCAACTGTTCCAAGCTGTTCAAAGAGACCTCAGAGCCTCCTGAGGGAGAACCAcacgtctttttctttttcttgttcatGGTCagaattttgattttttttttttttttatcaacacGGCCGTAGCCTTTTATCAGTTTCATGCATACTTTACATACTAACTATGCACACTCCATGTACTGTACATTTCTGCTTCTAGTTATGTTGTGAAGTTTGCAGGTGCTATCTAAAAAATAACAGTATGGTCCCCAGTGACTTTTTGCAAAGCTTTCCTCAACAGACTGAGGTGATTCGAAACTTAAACATGAAAGTTTGTGAGTAAAGTTTCTTTTGCCAGCTACTCCATCCAATGTCAGAACTTAAGTCTAATGCTTTGGAGATTAGTGCAACACCATACATAAGATGTCAAACTTGTTTTTCATTCCTGAAATCTGCCTGAAATATAATCTACAttttttgtccttgtttttgCCCCACCTCCTCCAGTTGTCCACCAACACCACGATAAATATAAACAGACTTTTATTCCTTCATATAAGCAGTTATTTTCTTGCCATGACCCAGGACATAAATCAATAGCATACACATAGACGTTCAACTTACTTTGATGAGACTGTGATGGTACTCAACTCGTAATGTCTCATCAGAATGACTTAAGTCTGCTGTGTAACACCGGCCCAGTGTTTTCAGACTCATCTGCACACAAACCTGCTTTAAATCAGACAGAATTTTAAATGGGTTTTACATTCTGCCTCCACCAATCAATTCACAAGAGTGGACAGATTCTAATGCTTGGACCTCTTAACCACAGCTTAGAAAATATGTCGAATTGGCATGTATATGAATTTTGAATGTCACTTTTGAGGCTAAATTTAGACCATGTCTGACAGTCTAATCAAAAACCAATTTTCAGGGTCTTCTTTTGGTCCAAATAGGGACAGAGAAGACCATCTTGATTAAGGTGTCCATGGTCGTCAAGTGTTTGCAGGGTGTGAAGTGAAGGCAAATCCTTCCCCCTGATACCTTGAAATTTGATGAAATATATCACAACTATATTTTCTATTTCTAAAAAGTCTCAGAATTACAGAAAATCATAGAAGTTTATTGTTGCTATTTGTATCTGATTGTAACAGTAATACATACATTGTGCCTGGTATTTCTTATTTGTTCATTGTATGAAATTCAATTAAAACTAACAGAGCCTTTGAGCCCCCTGTTTTTGTGTAAATCACAGGATTATCTAATTATTCAGTCTCAGTGAGCCTCAATAAACAACTCGGGCACTGTAGCAGTTGATCAAAATACATCACAAAAGGAGACGCATATACCGTGCATCAGAACCTTCCCTCTTAACTTTTCTGACTATACTGGTCTTTGACCTACtttataaaatgaaaatatacaAAGTCTAACTTTGAGCAGTACATTAGTTTGACAACTTGATGCAGAGTCACGACCAACCGCCTGCCCTGCCCGTTTGATGCCTTCAGACAACTTTAGAAGATGCTTTGCTCTGTCTAGAAAAGATTTCTCACCTCGTCTGATTTGCCAGTGAAAGCAATTGAAATGAGTAGAGAACGGGGGTCTGTGTACATCAATACCCTTGATTGCTCATTTGAGCGAGATGTAAAATGTTAGATAGATGTTTGCTTCAAAGGCACCGATTTCCCCGCTTATTTTGAGAAATACATGCTTTACCTAATGGGCTTTTGTGCAGATTACTCATCTTGGAGTGGATAGAATGTATGGATCTGTTTGGATTGCTTTGCCTACTTGAGTCAAttagttttacattttcttCCACTTTAGTTAAGTTTGAGTCTTCATCCAGCCTTGAGGATGTTTTTGATTTCCttaaacttttatttatttccctCAGAGTTAGCATTCATCTGCACCACAGTTAGATTAAGACAGCAAGGAAGTAAAAAGGACTCCAGTTAGTAATTTCCTTTAGGGATCTGGATCAGCCTTTAAATTATATATTTGTCGAACAATGATGATTAGCTTCGGAATGTTTATGGTCACTCATCACAAAGTTGAAAAAACTTGGATATGAAAGAAAAGAGGGCAGCTCAGGATTTTATAGTAGCATGTAATGGGACCAAGCTGAGCTTCATTAAAGCACAATATTTAAAGCCAACAATTACCAACTGAACCAAAAAACATGTTTGGAAATCCTTGCAACAAATTGTATAAAACTGCATTTCCACGGGTCACAAGAATCTAAGTTGTCGCAGTTGTCATGGGCTTAAAGCAGAAAGGTTCGTGAAGATCTTTGCATACTCAGCAGCACTTTTTAAGTACACGCAGGAATGGCTGAAGAGTGTGACTAAGCCCAGCAATTTGATTTAGCTCTCCAACTACATGGAAAACAGAAGTATCAGGGATTCTAAGGTTCTTTATGCACAATCTCTCATTAATACTCATCTCTATCACCTCCTCTGTGATTTGGGTACAGATTGAATGAGAAAACATATATTTTTCCATTGACTGTTGACTTGCAAGTGTTCCCTATGAAAAAACATGTTCAGTAACATGTTATCTGTTTTGGGTACAATCCCTTTCTGTTATGTGGAATCTCCTGCAGCATCATGCATGTTTAGAGAGCATCACCAAGTGGCTGCAAACAGAACTGCTGTCCTCATTGGAGATTTGATGTCTTTCAGGCTCATATGAGTCATGAAGCTTCTCATTTCTACCCTTTGTGATCTTTCGACGACACTACTGAGGAATCCAACTAAAACTACAAATATGTTTTATGTCCATATGTATTGCTTTAGGACAAAATATGCACTATAGTGTTATCTACTGTAACATATCAAACCCGAAGGATTAAGGTGTTGATAAATCCTTTTGACTGCAAATCGGTGACTTAAAGCATACATACTGTCTATTATGAatcatcacattttttttttagacctgTTTCAGTCTAAATCAAGAAAGCCGTTTATTCATATAACACACAAATCTAAAAAAGGTGCATGAACATGTGTCAAAATCTA
Coding sequences within it:
- the fam180a gene encoding protein FAM180A gives rise to the protein MTRWWALLTVVYLSILQAATQHHRRALYPSAYRIKRGTYSLINPTFQHSKEDANLLFEILLAGMKIQGEQHTLLIPDEELASLRSVEKLEVICEDILPKKLSDIRRLIADLAQHQRPLNWQDFERTVLTLVYTSQTLANVTNKHQRKVWTDTLVQLFQAVQRDLRAS